The proteins below are encoded in one region of Clostridia bacterium:
- a CDS encoding carboxymuconolactone decarboxylase family protein: MNLEQLLETVPSYAKDLKLNFSSVVRQQTELSTQQLWGTVVACAIASRNSELTRAALDEARTQLSPEALEAAKGAAAIMGMNNVFYRFQHFVSNEKYRTLRAGLRMNVMRSHGIDPLDFELWCTAVSAINGCAACVDSHERTLVGKGFSEEKVLAAIRIASVVHALAGVFDAEAAVASEAAPAIA; the protein is encoded by the coding sequence ATGAACTTGGAACAACTATTGGAAACAGTGCCTTCGTACGCGAAAGACTTGAAACTTAACTTTTCGAGCGTGGTGCGCCAGCAAACGGAACTGAGCACGCAGCAGTTGTGGGGCACGGTAGTTGCTTGCGCCATCGCATCGCGCAACTCTGAACTCACTCGCGCGGCACTCGACGAGGCGCGCACACAGCTTTCCCCCGAAGCGTTGGAGGCCGCCAAAGGCGCTGCTGCCATCATGGGGATGAACAACGTCTTCTATCGTTTCCAGCACTTCGTCTCGAATGAAAAGTACCGGACGTTGCGTGCCGGCCTCCGCATGAACGTCATGCGCTCGCACGGGATTGACCCTCTCGACTTTGAACTCTGGTGCACGGCCGTATCGGCGATTAACGGCTGCGCTGCCTGCGTGGATTCGCACGAGCGCACTCTGGTCGGCAAAGGTTTCAGCGAGGAAAAGGTGTTGGCCGCAATCCGCATTGCCTCAGTAGTCCACGCGCTCGCCGGCGTCTTCGATGCCGAGGCGGCAGTTGCAAGCGAGGCAGCACCAGCCATCGCATAG
- a CDS encoding NADP-dependent isocitrate dehydrogenase, with the protein MAAYNGLPLPASGNKIDFTNGKLTVPDNPIIPFIEGDGTGRDIWKASVRVFDAAVEKAYHGKRRVAWYEVFAGEKAMEKFKSWLPDDTVDAFRDLRVGIKGPLTTPIGGGIRSLNVALRQILDLYSCVRPVKYYKGIPSPVKHPDRMDIVIFRENTEDVYAGIEWEEGTPEAKRLIDFLNNDLLKGGKKRIRLDSGVGIKPMSVTGTKRLVRMAIRYALENGRKSVTLVHKGNIQKFTEGAFRKWGYEVATEEFREQIITERESWIIDNKDKNASLTVEKNAAMIEPGMEFAPQSFRDGIYKEVKETLDAIYASHGGGKWKSKLMVNDRIADSIFQQVVTRADEYSVLATPNLNGDYISDACAAQVGGLGIAPGANIGNEHAIFEATHGTAPKYADKDVINPGSVMLSGVMMFRYLGWAEAAQLIEDSLEATIQQKKVTYDFERLMDGAKKLSTSEFATAMIENMDAKISITT; encoded by the coding sequence TTGGCGGCATATAACGGCTTGCCCTTGCCGGCGAGCGGCAACAAGATCGACTTTACGAACGGAAAGTTGACCGTTCCCGACAACCCGATCATCCCTTTTATCGAAGGTGATGGCACGGGCCGCGACATCTGGAAGGCCTCGGTGCGAGTATTCGACGCCGCAGTGGAGAAGGCCTACCACGGCAAGCGTCGAGTGGCATGGTACGAGGTGTTTGCCGGCGAGAAAGCCATGGAGAAGTTCAAGTCCTGGTTGCCGGACGACACCGTGGATGCTTTTCGCGACCTGCGCGTAGGCATCAAGGGGCCTCTCACTACGCCCATTGGCGGCGGTATTCGTTCGCTCAATGTCGCACTGCGGCAGATTCTTGATCTGTATTCATGCGTACGACCGGTGAAGTACTACAAGGGAATCCCTTCACCCGTTAAGCATCCCGATCGGATGGACATTGTCATTTTCCGTGAGAATACTGAAGACGTATATGCAGGCATCGAGTGGGAAGAGGGCACGCCGGAAGCGAAAAGATTAATCGACTTCTTGAATAACGATCTGCTGAAGGGCGGCAAGAAGCGGATTCGTCTCGACAGCGGCGTTGGTATCAAGCCAATGTCGGTGACGGGTACCAAGCGCCTGGTGCGGATGGCGATCCGCTACGCCCTTGAGAATGGGCGCAAGAGCGTGACTCTGGTACACAAGGGAAACATCCAGAAGTTTACGGAAGGCGCGTTCCGGAAGTGGGGCTACGAGGTCGCAACGGAGGAGTTCCGTGAGCAGATCATCACCGAACGCGAGAGCTGGATCATCGATAACAAGGACAAGAACGCTTCGCTCACGGTTGAGAAAAATGCTGCAATGATTGAGCCGGGCATGGAGTTCGCGCCGCAGTCGTTCCGTGACGGTATCTACAAGGAAGTGAAAGAAACGCTCGACGCCATCTACGCCAGCCACGGTGGCGGCAAGTGGAAGTCGAAGCTCATGGTAAACGACCGGATTGCCGATTCTATCTTTCAGCAGGTCGTGACGCGCGCTGACGAGTACTCTGTGCTCGCGACGCCGAACTTGAATGGCGACTACATCAGCGACGCGTGCGCGGCGCAAGTAGGCGGCTTGGGCATCGCCCCCGGCGCGAATATTGGCAACGAGCATGCGATCTTTGAAGCTACTCACGGCACTGCGCCGAAGTACGCGGATAAGGATGTCATCAACCCTGGCTCCGTCATGCTCTCTGGCGTGATGATGTTCCGTTATCTCGGCTGGGCTGAGGCGGCGCAACTCATCGAGGATTCGCTCGAAGCGACCATCCAGCAGAAGAAAGTCACATATGACTTCGAGCGCCTGATGGACGGCGCGAAGAAGTTGTCGACCAGCGAGTTCGCTACCGCGATGATCGAGAACATGGACGCGAAGATTTCGATTACGACGTAG
- a CDS encoding peroxiredoxin, with protein sequence MLGVGQKFPTFSLTATVSTDKKNAFTTITDEDYSGKWKVFFFWPKDFTFVCPTEIAAFGKLNNEFADRDAQLLGGSIDSEFVHLAWRENHADLKNLPFPMLADIKRELCAALGILDPDGGVAQRATFIVDPENIIRFVSVNDMSVGRNPSEVLRVLDALQTDELCPCNWQKGEETLVVA encoded by the coding sequence ATGCTAGGCGTAGGTCAAAAGTTCCCAACATTCTCGCTCACAGCAACCGTCAGCACCGACAAGAAGAACGCTTTCACAACCATCACCGATGAGGACTACTCCGGCAAGTGGAAGGTCTTTTTCTTCTGGCCAAAGGACTTCACATTTGTCTGTCCGACGGAGATTGCTGCATTCGGCAAACTGAACAATGAATTCGCAGACCGCGATGCCCAGCTGCTTGGCGGTAGCATCGACTCCGAGTTCGTGCATTTGGCCTGGCGCGAGAATCATGCTGATCTGAAGAACCTGCCCTTTCCGATGTTGGCCGACATCAAGCGCGAACTGTGCGCGGCCCTTGGCATCCTCGATCCAGATGGAGGCGTCGCTCAGCGCGCCACCTTCATTGTCGATCCAGAGAACATCATCCGCTTCGTTTCGGTGAACGATATGTCGGTAGGTCGCAATCCCAGCGAAGTGCTTCGCGTCCTGGATGCGCTCCAGACGGACGAACTCTGCCCTTGCAACTGGCAGAAGGGCGAGGAAACGCTCGTCGTTGCATAA
- a CDS encoding Fur family transcriptional regulator, whose amino-acid sequence MGIGIAPSETVSGLSTTNFESLENLYHLIGMRVSHIDFRELCRQHGLAATHQREVIYAAVTARHGHFSPEDIYELVRKQIPAISLATVYKNVKTFVNTGMLREVSPHYGSLKIDSNPSPHHHVVCTQCKSILDIEAESIGSMDIQQKLPAGFRVQRFSIEIHGLCGKCSAKGKQSAHKQ is encoded by the coding sequence ATGGGAATCGGAATTGCGCCGTCAGAGACGGTCTCGGGCCTTTCCACAACTAACTTTGAATCGTTGGAGAATCTTTATCATCTGATAGGTATGCGCGTTTCGCATATCGATTTTCGGGAGCTATGCCGTCAGCATGGACTAGCTGCGACGCACCAGCGCGAAGTGATCTATGCGGCGGTTACCGCTCGCCACGGACACTTCTCTCCCGAAGATATCTACGAGCTTGTGCGAAAGCAGATTCCTGCGATTTCGCTGGCCACGGTTTACAAGAATGTTAAGACATTTGTGAACACTGGCATGTTGCGCGAAGTGAGTCCGCATTATGGCTCGTTGAAGATTGACTCGAATCCTTCTCCACACCATCACGTTGTCTGCACGCAGTGCAAGTCGATCCTCGACATCGAAGCCGAGTCGATCGGTTCCATGGATATTCAACAAAAGCTCCCTGCCGGCTTCCGCGTACAGAGGTTCAGCATTGAAATCCACGGCCTTTGCGGTAAGTGTTCGGCGAAGGGCAAGCAGTCGGCACACAAACAATAA